The Blastocatellia bacterium DNA window TTATTGCTTTTCCTGTAATATCAAAATTAGAAAAGTTAATTCTAATACGGCGTTCATCAGTTTCTTTTACTAGTTCAGTTAATGTTGCACCAGTAAAATACTTACGCATAAAGTTAGTTAAATGGCTGGCAGAATGTTCTGTTGCTAAATTTTTAAGTTTATAGGTTAGAAAAAATGCAGGACGATTTGGAAGTAAAGAAAAATAAAGGCTTAAGTTATCTGAGCGACGTAGATTTACTAGAAATTCCATTGCCGAAGGTTCATATATTCGGCCAACTAACTGATTTGTAACTAATGGCACTGCTTCAAGTACAATCTGATCTAAGAGATAATTTTCCAGTGCCATAGTTTAAGTTTTAATAATCACGTACTACTAAAGTACTAGAAACAATATCGTGCAAAGTGCGTTGTTCAGGGTCTAAAAACATCCAAACAAAGCCTAGACCTACTAAAGCTACAGAAACAAAATAGCTAGCTGCACGAAGTAGAGATTGAATAAAAGAAGGTGATTCAAAAGTGTTGCTATTTACAACTCTTGTGCCTACAAACATCATGCCAAAGGTGCGAGCCGCAACAAATACCATCATGGTTAAATAGATTAAGCCAGTAAAAAAGCTAGTACCTGACAAAATATATATTATTCTTTGATCGGAGAAATCGACTCCTAACGTATAGCTAGTTGCCCAAAACATTGCACTGACTAACAAAATAATAAAAAGGTCTATTGTTGCAGCAATTAAGCGTTGTGATTTATTAGGTCTTTCGCTTGAAAGAGTTCGGTTTTGTTCACAAACTGCTATTAATTCATCTAAGTAATTTGGGCCTGATTCAGACTCCCTAATTACTCTTACAGATGGTTGTTTGGGTTGCTCTATTGGCTGTTCTAGCAAACTTTCTAAAACTGATTCGGCTTCTTGTGCATTAACTTGTGGAATTTCTATTTCATCAGTTATAGGCAGTAAAACAGGAGTTTCTACAATTTCTTCTATTATTACAGGTGCTACGGCTGTTGCTCCTACTGTTGGGGTAGAAACGGTTTTTGCTGATGTAGCTACGGTTTTAACTACAGCAGAAGTAATCTTAGCTTTTACACTTGGAATTGTAGTTATTATTTCAACATCTGGTTTAATAATTGGAGAATTATCCACTTCTATGTTAGGTGTAGGGCTAACAGCTAAAGAACTAAGATTATGTGCTTCTGGTAAAGCAGTAGATTTGGCTTTAGCAATTTGTTGTGGTTGAGGGAGTGTTGAAGGACTATTTACGGTTTTACTTGCTGCTATTGCTGCTGCTGCACCTATATATTGTTGACGTTTTACAGCTATTTCAGAAGCACGTTGAACCCTTTTAAGTGCTGCTTCAACTACTGGATTACTAGTGCGATCTTCAGAATCAATATTAGCATTAATACTATCAATACTGGTACTAATGCTATTAATAGCTAAGCCAGTGTTATTTATTGGGGGGTTAGTTTGTTGATAGCGTTGGGCTGCGGCTTCTAGTTCTGCTTGCAACCGCCCACGAGCTTCTTGCATATTGCGACGCTCTTTTACTTCTCGCACTTTAGCACTTAGTTCAGCACGCCAATTATTATTGGGGTTAGCAGCTTGCTGCTTAGTTTTATCAGCCGGTTTGTTTGCTGCTAAAGGAAATTCAATTAAAGTAGAACGTTCTAAAGAAGTTTCTTTGATTTCTTTTGCTTCTTTAAGTTCCTTTGGAAATCTAAACCCACAATATGGGCAAACGCTAGCTTTTTCGCTTTGTTCTTTAGCACATTTAATACACTTCATGACTATATTTAGATTGACCCCTCAGAATCTAATATTTTTATTTTTTGGGCAGATTTTTTGAATACTTGGTGAATTTATATGAGTCTCTAAGATGAGCAAACTATAACAAAAGCTTTTGTCAAGATCAACCTTCTTATACAATTAAAAGTTGTATCTATAAGGATATAATCTATATATAGTTGATACATAACAGTTAAAGTGGAAAATTAAAAAAGATCAGAAAGCTAGCTTTTAACTTTCTGATCTGGTTAGGCTGATCACTGTAAAAACTCACTAGTAATTTTAATTCACAGATCCTTCATAGATATTATTATCTGGTGCCTTAGGTTTATTATTTGGTAAAGGTGCCAAATTTGGTGCTTGGCTTGGGTCTGTTAAAGGTAGATCAGCAATTTTTTGAGGTTTAACTTTTAGTTCTTCTTTATTAATATCAAACATGCGTACAAACTTTGATTCTTGATAATCTTTAGCCGAAACCGTAAATTCATACTTTGCTTCTTGTTTTGGTGCAAGTTGTGCTGGTTCCAATGTAACTACCTTTTTATCTGTTAAACGTACATCTCCACGCTTAGTAAGTAAAAATTCTAGCTGTACTTGATTTATAGGCTCTTGAGAAAGATTAGTAACTACCCCACTAAAAGTAACTGTATTCTCTGTTGGATTAACAGAGTAACGGTATTCTTGCATTGAAACTAATGGCACTACTTTCTTAACTAATCCCAGCTTAACAGAAATATATGGAGGTAACTTTTCTCCAATTATATTACGTAGGTTTGGAACAGAATAAACTATACCAACGAAAACCCCAAACAAAACAAAAATAGGTAATGTCCACAAAATAAGGGATTTAACCCTAGCAGCCTTGGTCTTAACTTCTGGAACAGGGTCAGAAAATTGGTTAATGCTATTAAAAAGTGGCATTTCAATGGGTTTATTAGCTGATTGAGAATTTTCTAAAATAAGATCTTCAATAGCTTGAGTTTGAAGAGTAGAGCTTTCTAAATCTACCTTTTTGGTGTCAGATGCTTTGGCTAACTCTATGGGTTTTTCTGCCCAAGAAGATGCTTTTGCTTGCTCGGTAATTTTGTTTGTTAGAAACTCATTATTTTTATTATTTTCTGAAGCTTCTATTTTGTTAACTGCTTGTTGAATAGGTGCTGGATCTGCTTTTTTAACCTCTGTTTTGAGTGGTTCAATGGCAGGGTTAACTTCTGTTTCTTTAGCAACTTCTTTAGCAACTTCTTTAAGAATTTCTTGCACTACTTTATCTGAGGTTTTTGCAGTAGTTTCTGTTGGGCTTATTTTATTTATATTTTCTGATGCTAACTTAATTGTTGCATTAGCTGGGGTTTTTTCACTATTTGCTACATTTGCTATACTTGCTAAACTTGCAGTCTGATTTGATAGTATAGATTGAGAAGCTAGGCTTAAGGGGGTTGTGTCTGATAAACTAGCAGCTTGTTCTACTATTTCAGCGTTTTTATCTAATTTGTCAGTAAGAGATGTAGCTAACAAGTCAGTGTTGAGAGAGCGTTTTTTAGCAGAAGGGACTTGTTCTAAATTACCAGTGGTTTTACTACTTTTAAGAGCTTTTGTTTCGCTATGTTTAGGGTTTTCTTTCATAACTTTTTAATCCTAAGTTAGGTTCTAAAAATCTAATGTCTTAAACTTAGTAGTCAATACGTTTGACTAAACTTTCTAAAATTAAATTTTCCCAAATACCTTTTGATTCACATACAACCCAAGTGCTACCTGTCATTGTTTGCCTTTCGCCTTCAATTTTAGCACTAACGCTTATTTTTGAACGCGATGGATCTAATGGTTCTATAACCATTTGTAGTGTATGACGACCGCGCGACCAATTACGAGATTCAATTGCCGGACAACTGGAAAAATGCTCTAGTTGGCTAACTGTAAGTGTGCCTCTGGTAAAGATGACTGGCTTTGCTACCAAGATGCCTTCCTCTTTTTTAGATTTCTCTGTATCTAAATCAATATTCATATCTTTCAACATTGCTATGGTTGCTTCTACTACTACATCTCTAGGCGAAGTAGCTGTGTAAGGATTTGGTAATAAACCTTTTTCTTTTGGCTTATCAAAGTTAATTTGTGCAATACAAATACTAACACTCAGAAAAAGCACTGCGATAAATATACTAAGTTTACCCATATAAAATATCCTTCAGCTTTATAAAATTAATGTTAGAGTAACAGTCTAGCTTTAGGCTTTCAAGTTAGTTATGAGGAATTTTAGTTTAACTAATTTATCTTTCTTTAATACTAGAAAATAATGAGGTTAGTAAAGTAAAATAATAATATATAATATTTTACTATAATAAACATCTTTCTTAGATTCGTAAGTTATTATAAGTATTTATCTGTTTAACTTCTTCTCATTTATAGCCTAAAAAGTACTTTATGGAAATAGCGGAATAATTTCCAGCAAAAACTATAATTTCAGCGAAAATTCGCTTGACGAGAAATTTCGTTTTGCTTATATTAGGTCGATCA harbors:
- a CDS encoding RDD family protein, whose product is MKCIKCAKEQSEKASVCPYCGFRFPKELKEAKEIKETSLERSTLIEFPLAANKPADKTKQQAANPNNNWRAELSAKVREVKERRNMQEARGRLQAELEAAAQRYQQTNPPINNTGLAINSISTSIDSINANIDSEDRTSNPVVEAALKRVQRASEIAVKRQQYIGAAAAIAASKTVNSPSTLPQPQQIAKAKSTALPEAHNLSSLAVSPTPNIEVDNSPIIKPDVEIITTIPSVKAKITSAVVKTVATSAKTVSTPTVGATAVAPVIIEEIVETPVLLPITDEIEIPQVNAQEAESVLESLLEQPIEQPKQPSVRVIRESESGPNYLDELIAVCEQNRTLSSERPNKSQRLIAATIDLFIILLVSAMFWATSYTLGVDFSDQRIIYILSGTSFFTGLIYLTMMVFVAARTFGMMFVGTRVVNSNTFESPSFIQSLLRAASYFVSVALVGLGFVWMFLDPEQRTLHDIVSSTLVVRDY